In Sparus aurata chromosome 24, fSpaAur1.1, whole genome shotgun sequence, the genomic stretch TAAAACGAGGACAGATGCTGATAAGAGCCAGGCTGCATCATTGACAGTTTATAAATGGGGCATTGTCTGTGTTAAAGAGAGAACAGGCTGTGCTGGTGCTACATTTTCTCCATTGCTTTCAGGCTGTAACCACAGCACTGGCACAAGTGGACAGAGAAAAGATCTACCAGTGGATCAATGAGCTGTCCAGTCCAGAGACCAGGGAGAATGCCCTCCTGGAGCTCAGCAAGAAGAGGGAGTCTGTACCGGACCTGGCCCCCATGCTGTGGCACTCCTGTGGCACAATAGCAGCCCTGCTGCAGGTGAGTCAGGACAGTGTTTTCCACAGGTAACACGATGGAGTCAGTGGTGTTAATGCAATATTATCCTAAATTAACTGGTTTTATTCGGCAGTTCATACTTTATCCTTGTCATTGGTAGGAAATCGTCAACATCTATCCATCAATCAACCCCCCCACCCTGACAGCACACCAGTCCAACAGAGTATGTAACGCCCTCGCACTGCTCCAGTGTGTGGCCTCCCATCCAGAGACAAGGTAACTGAAGTCCACATGTGTCACTGCTCCCTACTATTAATAATGTGCATACAGTGCTACTGTCAGAAAATGCTCAGCACTGAAGTAAACCAGTCATTCAAAAGAAATGTGACAACAGCGAGTTTTGTTCTTCTCAGGTCAGCTTTCCTGGCTGCACACATCCCACTCTTCCTCTACCCGTTCTTACACACAGTGAGCAAAACACGGCCATTCGAGTACCTCCGCCTCACCAGCTTAGGAGTCATCGGTAAGAAAAACGATGTCAGGAATTCATCACCGACATTTCTTCCCCTAGCTTTGTTGTATAATGTGTGTTTGCGTATACACCTTAGGTTTAATGGCGTTGATAATGTCTAATAACACTGTGGTGGTGTGTACAACACTGATGGGATAAATACCATTGAAGTATTGTAAAATATTATAGTGACATTTGAAATTAGTCATTGTAGTAAAATTATAAAGACTTGAAATCATAACCAAAGTAAAACAATTGTTAATAAAGTAAATATTAGTTTGTTCGGAGGCTGTAGGATCTCTGTGATGAACTGAAGTATGACAGAGAAGCTTTTGTTAAAAAGCCCTCCACACACATTTTAAGACATCCATAAGTGATTACTTACCAAAAGGCCCATTGTCCAAGTGTGTTGGACCATGATTTGCTCCATACTagatgtgatgtcacagagccAGCTGTTCATCCAGATGTTAAACTCATTTTTACGGTCAGTTTTCCTCCTTCTGTGACAACTCTGCCCATACATCATTGTGCTCTGTGAGGCTCAGCTCTGCAGTCAAGTAACATTAAGAAAATCGCATTTTTAATTAGCTGAGACCATTCAGTCTCTTTACTGTAGCCTGTGCACCACCACATGTATCTCTGCCAGCCGCTGCTGTTGTAGAAGTAGACCTCATTTTTTTGGTGTAATCCTTTTTGTGGAAATACCGTCCCAAACTCTGATAAATGTTCACTCTGAGCAGCATGCATGCGAATGAATTATAAGTGAATATATTTCAATATAATTGTCACCTTTTTCCTGACAGTCTGAATTAGTCATTAAACGTGTCGCTAGTTGCTTTTCACAAAGTTGCAGTTGTCAGCACTGCAGATCACAAATGTGACATTGTccttgtatttatttgtataaGCGCTCAATGTGTCGGTGTCTGTCTTGAAATAGTTTAATCTCATCGGCTCCTTGTGTCAACAATGTCTAGGTGCTTTGGTGAAAACGGATGAGCAGGAAGTCATCAACTTCCTGTTGACCACAGAGATCATTCCCCTGTGCCTTCGCATTATGGAGTCTGGCAGCGAACTCTCTAAAACGGTATTCTGACATGACTTTATTCTGATCAACACATCCAGTTGTATGAGTGTAGACGTTCAGGCCTAGTGACCATTAGAAgacactgtaaaaaaacaaaccctggcTGTATAACATCAACACACTGTTTATTGATAAAAAGCAGAGTCACTTATGTTCTCCTACAACATGTGATCTCATTGTATTTTAGGTTGCAACCTTCATCCTACAGAAGATCCTCCTGGATGACACAGGACTGGCATACATTTGTCAGACTTATGAGCGCTTCTCCCATGTTGCTATGATTCTTGTAAGTAAATTATGAACACGTTATACATGTGCgatcagtttttctttttggccCACAGTCTCTTTCTCTATTTCAGGGAAAAATGGTCCTGCAGCTCTCCAAAGAGCCGTCAGCCCGCCTACTGAAGCATGTTGTACGCTGTTACCTCCGTCTGTCAGACAACTCCAGGTACATTTATCACTGATAACACTGAATGTATCACTGAGGTGACTGTAACTGTTACAGCAGAATGAAGGGGACTCAACCCCAAAACATGAATTGTGCTACAAGTCTCTCAGACAGAAAgttaaaatcacagaaaaagagagCCTTATCATCAGTTACCAGCAGCATCACTTACTACTTCATGACATTGGAGTAATGGAAAACACCTGTGCAGGTGTGCATGTTGGTGCATGTTCTTTTCCTATCTGAGAGGAAACAGCAGCCctattcacactgccctttcagTGCGGGAATCATGTGCTGATTCTTTGCATCACTCTAAtgcgcctctggaggtagtatctgAGCCGTAGCAGAGGTGAGTCAgcgtctgtgtgaatggaagAGCTGCAGGTGGGATGAAGGGTGTGTcgatctgatggtgttcaccGTCAGATCGACACACCGacagctaaacagatccttcacttaAAGgggaacttcggtcgatttaaacatgcagcttcattgctcaagctacccttgacttgccagtaccgaagacgcgaacacatttggtccaaccattacagagctccgtgaacgcagatttagcattgaacgctaacagcatggggtcagaactttacactgtgttttaagcgtcttaacatgctccacatctcacaccaaaaggtatgcaacatcagcagacaccttagcacacagcactgtagcgtgtatgactcaaaatgaataaaaagtagttaaaacagtgtgtttgtgcaagcagctacttacctgtt encodes the following:
- the cnot9 gene encoding CCR4-NOT transcription complex subunit 9 — translated: MLATGAAVTTALAQVDREKIYQWINELSSPETRENALLELSKKRESVPDLAPMLWHSCGTIAALLQEIVNIYPSINPPTLTAHQSNRVCNALALLQCVASHPETRSAFLAAHIPLFLYPFLHTVSKTRPFEYLRLTSLGVIGALVKTDEQEVINFLLTTEIIPLCLRIMESGSELSKTVATFILQKILLDDTGLAYICQTYERFSHVAMILGKMVLQLSKEPSARLLKHVVRCYLRLSDNSRAREALRQCLPDQLKDTTFAQVLKDDTTTKRWLAQLVKNLQEGQVTDPRGIPLPAQ